The region TTTCTATTGGAATTTCTTCTGGTCTCACTAACTCATTAAGTCCTAATTCTTTTAATATTGATTCAGGATTATTAATTACATTTTTTAAGTTATTTTTCAATGTTTTTCTTCTACTAGAAAAACATTGATGTATGAATTTCATAAATTTATCTGGATCTATTTCTTCAATATATTTGTATTTCGGGGTCAATTTTAAAACTACAGAATCAACTTTTGGTATAGGAACAAAATTTGCTTTGGATACATTCATTATTTTTTCAATATCACAGTAAATTTGAACAAAAATACTCAACGGACTGTACGATTTTCCAGATTTGGCTACCATTCTCTCACCAAATTCCTTTTGAAACATCATTACAGCATAATGAAATTTAGGAGATTCTTTAAGTATTTTTTCCAGAATAGGTGAAGAAATGTAATATGGAATATTAGCAATATATTTTAAGTTTTTATAATCTTTAAACATAGATAAATCTACTTTCAAAAAATCCATATTAAACATTTCTATATTATCGTAATTTTTCAACCTTTCTGTTAACAGTGGTTTAAATCTTTCGTCAATCTCAAAACTGATAACCCTTTTTGCTCTCTTGGCAATTTCTTCTGTAAGTATCCCTATTCCGCTTCCTATCTCAATAACCGTATCGTCTTCAGTAACCATGCTTTTACATACTATTTCTTCTGCAATTTTTGGAACAGAAAGAAAGTTCTGACCTAAACTTTTCTTTAA is a window of Defluviitoga tunisiensis DNA encoding:
- the rsmA gene encoding 16S rRNA (adenine(1518)-N(6)/adenine(1519)-N(6))-dimethyltransferase RsmA — protein: MTTSEWLKKYNIKLKKSLGQNFLSVPKIAEEIVCKSMVTEDDTVIEIGSGIGILTEEIAKRAKRVISFEIDERFKPLLTERLKNYDNIEMFNMDFLKVDLSMFKDYKNLKYIANIPYYISSPILEKILKESPKFHYAVMMFQKEFGERMVAKSGKSYSPLSIFVQIYCDIEKIMNVSKANFVPIPKVDSVVLKLTPKYKYIEEIDPDKFMKFIHQCFSSRRKTLKNNLKNVINNPESILKELGLNELVRPEEIPIETYIRMYKLLEG